CATCTTCGCGGCCGGGGATGTGGTCACCGGGCCCTCCAAGATCGGTAGGGCGGTGAAGCAGGGACTCAGCGCGGCTAGGAGTATGGATGAGCTCCTAGCCAGGGGGAAGGTGAGGAGGGGAGGATGATGGAGAGCCCAGCTGAGGTCTGCGACTTCCTGGGTGTGGAGGTTGAGAGGTGCGCGGAGCTGGGGAGCTTCCTAAAGGTGATAGACTTCCTGAGGTGCATAGACTGCGAGACCTGCAGCGTCGTCTGCGAGTTCACGCATGCCGGCAGATCATACGTCAGGATGATCATGTCGAAGATAGGTGTCGAGAAACCTGTCTCCTGCTTCCACTGCGAGATCGCCCCGTGCGTGAAGGTGTGCAAGAGGGATGCGATAGTGAGGAGGGAGGACGGGAGCCTCCAGATAATACCTTCGAGGTGCAACAAGTGCCTGGACTGCATCCACGCCTGTCCCTTCAG
Above is a genomic segment from Candidatus Korarchaeota archaeon NZ13-K containing:
- a CDS encoding ferredoxin, with translation MMESPAEVCDFLGVEVERCAELGSFLKVIDFLRCIDCETCSVVCEFTHAGRSYVRMIMSKIGVEKPVSCFHCEIAPCVKVCKRDAIVRREDGSLQIIPSRCNKCLDCIHACPFRAIRLGGPGGAPGKCDLCERLREEGLEPACVAMCPSGAIKVKKI